TCTTACCTATATCTTACTTCGAGGCTGATTAACGATTAGTGAATTGATGATTAAATCCAGAACTGTCGTTTTAGCATAGTATGTTCACTTTGGTGTAAcgtgtgtttttggttttaagAGTACCCTCATTCGGGAAGTGACCACCGCACCATATACCTGAACACAGGCTTAACCAGCACTAAGAACTACGGGAAGACTATTCTGACTAAGGTGAGTTGAAACGTCAGGTCTCTTTGCTCATCACGTTCACAGGACCGAGATGACGACGAATAATTCCGTCTCTTTCCTGACATCAACAGGAGGCCGACTTGGTGACGACCCATGAGCTCGGGCACAACTTCGGGGCTGTTCATGACAGAGATGACGTGCCATACTGCGCCCCCAGCGAGGACCACGGGGGGAAATATGTCATGTACCCCATCGCTGTGAGCGGAGACCATTCCAATAACAGGGTACCACGTCTTCTAATTTACTATGAAGTAGGGTTGCCACGGTACCGAAAGTACCGATACCGGTAAAATTCCACGGTACTCGGTACCAATTTCGgtacaaaagcaaaacacaaaaacgtGCCGATTGAACGACGCGCTATTTCATTAATGGagttaaatatcaatataaaatgtCCTTCTGTATACGTCAGGTGTATCATTATTAAAGCTCCTAGGAGTTATCCAGAAATGTCTTTCTGACTGACTGATATTAAACACTCAAACAGTGCCCGTTATTTTCTAACACGTACATTTCAGATATATATCGCTCATCAAAAAGTCTCTGATGTGTAAAACGAGTAAACCCCATCACGTCCTCCTATTTATTTCACCCCGATAACAGTTAAAgcattaaatggttaataagGACCGTATTAGCGTTAAGCGCGCGTATGCTAACCGCTAAGTAAGCAAAAACGAGGATGTTTTCTTGCGCTCCAATTAAACGACGCTACAACATTCATAACGCAACCGCTTCCATCATTTTAAACTGCTCGAACTGCTCGGATGAATACCGCGGGTAAGCAGACGCTCTTCCCGAAAGCACGGTTAATCGAGCCgcactgaaattttttttttttaggggcgCAGCTTTTACACGCTTAGCGGTAATAGCAGCGAAAGCAGAAAACGAGCGTCTGAGAGAAATCGGTGAATTTcgcccagtttggacattttcacttaggggtgtactcacttttgttgccagcggtttagacattaatgtctgtgtgttgagttattttgaggggacggcaaatttacactgttacacaagctgtacactcactactttacattgtagcaaagtgtcatttcttcagtgttgtcacatgaaaagatatcatcaaatatttacacaaatgtgaggggtgtactcacttttgtgagatactgtagctactatatatactactatatatagctgctgctgctttggctCTTCTTATTGCACGGCGCACCCATGAAAAGTTCTCGACTGCGTGTCAGTACCAGGTTGACCCGGTATTACCGGTAACTTATGAACATCTGGTACcgtcaacttttttttctttttattacgacttggtaccgaagtaccgGTACTTTTGATAACGCTTCTATGAAGTCAGTGTAACGTCGTTAGGGCTGTTGTTCAAACCTCAGACGGCCTTTTTACAGCTTACTACTTAAAGGAAGCGGATCCCCCAGCTCTACGTCTGAAGAGTGCTTACTGAGACTCGCACCTAATCAAAGTCAAAGGGcagttattgattttttttttcttcaataaacatataaaccaCGTAAgaatataataaacattttacagtacactacagGTGTTCCTGGAAAGTCTTGCCAAAGACGACTTCTTCAATGAATCTTTCTTCTTTATGACTCATGTTTTGACTCATGATTTTAAGTACTATGACTTTTTGTTCACAGCTGTTTTCCACCTGCAGTAAGAAGTCCATCGTGAAAAGTCTGAGGCACAAGGGCCCGTCATGTTTTAAGGAGAGGAACAGTAAGGTGTGTGGGAACTCGCGggtggaggagggagaggagtgCGACCCCGGGCTGGTCCACCTCCACACCGACCCCTGCTGTAAATCCGACTGCAAGCTACAACCTCAAAAGCAGTGCAGGTAGAGCGCCCTCTTGTGGCTGCGAAATCTATGCACTTGAGTGTAATGTACTGGTGATGGAACATGTTATGAAAGATATCTCGTCTTGGTTGAGAATTGTACCTGTCAGAGCACCTGTTCACCGTCGGCCGATGTTcctgttgtgttggcagtgatAGAAACAGCGCCTGCTGCAAGAACTGTATGTATGAGAAGGTCGGGAAGCCGTGCCAGGAGCCCATCAATGCCACCTGTAAGGGCATGTCCTACTGCACAGGTGAGCCAAAATCCCATCTAAAGTCTAATCGCAAGTCGGTCTgttctgtgtatatattataaaacctgggttcaagatgaagcgGCAGAGTATTGTACATCACACCCGGTCCTGTGATGTACAGTAACGCAGAAACTGTCagttttcaacacaaaatcacacacacaccaaaaaaacaaccattttCCCAACAGTCTTTATTTTCCCAACATGTTAACAGcacaaacttgtcagcatctACATTTAAACAAGACAGCAGAGAACGAAAGAGCAGACTATGGtacagaacagaagagaaagagtgtgtgtgtgtgtgtgtgtgtgtgatgcctcCGTCGACACGCTCGCGTCTTCCCCCTCTTCGACCGTTATCTTCCAGGTCTGAGGCGTTAAAAAAGTGAGCGTCGTTGCCTCCGCATTCAGACGACTGCAGCGTATCACGACCTCATTGTAcatgatataaactaattattaaaactatatatatatatatgtgtgtgtgtgtgtgtatatataagtgatgaatatatatatatatatatatatatatatatatatatatatatatatatatatatgtctgtgattggctagtgctGTTATGATTGACAGGCGAGAGAGAGCACTTCCTTGGCTCCCAGGCACGGATGTCTGCGGCACCGTCGGGATTCGAACTCCGGTGACAGAGTGAATGTTTTTCTGTTGCGACTCTTTTATAGCactttaatattaatgcacaaaaacacacacacacacaaaaacattgaaaagaaagatgaaaaaaCGACACTTTTACTTTATATTAATATCGATATAATATTTACGTTTTATACTGGTGTTATTTTCTTCCGTCAGTGGGTTGGTTTTATTTATCTCATTGTTTTATGATATTATTTCTGACCACATTCCGTGTCATTATTTCtggtttttttgtctttttccttcttcttttttttcactccGCACTGTGAAACACTCCACGCGGCGTTTTAAGTGTATGAATGGTGCTATATCAGTAGTGTTTATATCGCCGTCACTGTATGCACGGAGACAACGTGTGAAAGGCGAGCTCGTGACATAATACGCTCTGTAAGGTCGATAAAAACGATACGGCGTGTTCGCGGATGTCacgggaaaaaaataataatgataattcaTGACACGGACGGAATCGGAACAGAGCATTACCGACGCGTTTCCTACAGAGCTTATAAAGGACTTATAAAgatcttttaataataattcctttcTTCTGGTTTAAAAGGGAACAGCAGCGAATGTCCTCCTCCAGAGAACCTCCCGGATGACACCACGTGTGTGGACAGCGGACAGTGTCTGAACGGAGAGTGCGTCCCCTTCTGTGAGGCTGTCCTCAACCTGCTTTCCTGCGCCTGCAAcggtctttttcttttattcattcagtctTGAGTTCACTAAATGGACACGCGTTAACGAGGTCCAACGATCTGACGCCgttagtgaaaatgcttctgatCTAACAGACGTTTTCATGTAGCATCTTGGAAATACTGACATCATGTTCAGAATGTCgtagtatttgtttgttttatttttatatttaacgtGTTTTCCTGGCCCGCCTCGTTATGTGACGTGATATGTTGTGGGGGAACCCGACCCGTCCACTGTGCCCGAAAAATGACCCCGCTGAGGTTTAATCGTCCGTCCTTTTCAGAGACGGATCGCTCGTGTATGGTTTGCTGCCGCAGTAAGGGGGGTGCGTGCTCTCCGTACCAGGATGACCGGGGAAGCTTCCTGTACCTGAGGAAGGGCAAACCCTGCACTGTGGGCTTCTGTGATGGAAAGGTGAGTGACTcggctctgacacacacacacacacacacacacacacactacccaaATATACAAACCTAATCCTTATCCTTTCCGAGAGCGTGCGTGTTTTTCCACATCACGGAACTCTACCTGCGGAAGTAGGAGGAGTTTCGCGGACGGTTATCGGGTGACTAGTGATACGCGGGAGTAGGAAACGAAACCGGGCGCATCTCGTTCGTTTCTCTTCCAGCGAGTGGACTACTAAACACTGACCccgaaaagaaaagaaaaaaagagcaagataAGACACTACAGTAGCCTACTACTGAAGATCGTTGTGCCACTAGAGGATCCATTCCAGCCAGGAACGTTAATCAGGCGCGGCTGAGATCGGTCTGGTGGTCCGCCCGTATCTTCCGGCTCGGCCCGCTCGATCGCTGGGTGTGAAGGATGACGGCTCATCTGGTGCTAGAAAGAGCAACAAAATGctcttagcggttagcacgttcgcctcacgcctgcagggtcgggggttcgattcccatcgtggtcctgtgtgtgtggagtttgcatgttctccccgtgctgcgggggtttcctccggtttcctcccccagtccaaacacatgcacagtactctgactggcgtgtctaaagtgtctgtagtgtatgaatgtgtgtgtgagtgtgtatgtgattatgccctgcgatggattgacaccctgtccagggtgtaccccgcctcgtgcccgatgctccctgggatagactccaggttccccgtgaccctgaaaaggataaagcggtatagaagatggatggacggatggatggatggatttatgaaGGTTGGGAAATAAAACTACAATatatactgtttttatttattttttattattaattgcaGGGTAAATGCATGAAGCAGGTGCAGGATGTGATTGAGAGGTTGTGGGATTTCATTGACAAGCTGAACATAAACACGTTTGGTGAGTCTCGTGTAGCACGTGTCGGAGGTTTTCCAGATGTTACGCACCGCATGAAGAGCGTTGTAcggtgttcatttatttatgtatttatttatttatttttcccctcaGGGAAATTCCTGGCTGATAACATTGTGGGCTCTGTGGTGGTCTTCTCCCTGCTCTTCTGGATCCCTCTCAGCATTCTCGTCCACTGTGTGGTAGGCTGCAAACGTTCTCCTTatcgctttttaaaaaataaataaataacgtgtCTCTTGTGGGAATTGGATCTAATTTTGTAACGCATcgatttttcctctttctcatcTGAAGGACAAGAAGCTCGACCGGCAGTATGAACTGAACACGAAATCACTCTTTTACACCAGCGTAAGTGAGAAGACACTACGATACACGTGTACGTGCGGGGTAATCAACCGTCCGATCCAAAGCGGTGGAGGATATAGACTCGAGCCGTGTGAGGAAACGGTCCATGACGTACAGGATATACCGCAGCACTGCTGAATGCTGTGTTCTGATTGGGCAGAACGTGGTGTTTACTTTCCTATAACGGAAGTCGTTCGGGTTATAGTTCGAACCCACACGTCTACACGAACGCGCTCGTTCCgatacgtcatcgtttctacGGAAATGACGTACGGGGGGTTTTTATGAAATCGCTGATGCCGCGAGAAAACGTTTATTtagtggaaggagtctccagtgtcaaagcTGATAGAGATAAACAGTCAGGGATAAAGCTGTAACGCTTTCCAACATGGACGCGACACGCTGCGTCGCTTTTGTTTTAGTGATGTCAagtgagaggggaaaaaaattgcgAGGCTGGTGGAGGCgaaggactgtttatagatgcacCGAGAACTAACTGGTTTCACTGATGTTCCATTAAACCGACATTAAGCTATACACTGGCAAAATGTAGGCGTCGTTCTTTAAGAAATTTCGAAAATGGTTAGCACATGGCAGATCGCtggtggtataagaggaataaaacacacggaGAGATACGTAAAGATTATGATCTTGAATCCAATCAAAGGACACTTAGGGTGGgttgcaccaataaggattaaGCCGAAATCTGGATTAAATCTAATAATTCTGTTGCACCCGACGTTAAACCTCGTTTAAAAATCGCGTTAATCCTGGATTTAATTTCACAACGAACCTGGATTAACTCTAATCTTGTTGCTCCATCACTTTAAACTCAGATTTTACACGTTTATTTGTTTTCCCCCTCAGCCTGTATCGGTTACGCGAACGAGCGGTTAATAACGGCAGTTGAATTTTGTTCTTAACTCAACGTTTGAAGTTCACGATCGCTTTGTAGTCACTCCGGAGGAAGTGAAAGAGTTACACTGTTGCTGTTTGGTCACGCTGGAGAATTCGTGTATCTCCACGTCGATGAAATCCGCACGCACCGCGGCGGCGGCGTCGATGGCGGATCCATCGTGGCGGAGAAAATGAATCGTATATGGGTTCGAATTCTAATCCCCGATGTGTTCATGTGTTTAAAATTCAGCGGCGCAACACGACTCGGTTTAAAATAAAGCCCAGATCAACAAATCCTAGATTAGCTCTAAACTGTGTGAATAAACGTATTCATTTCAGATGAACGGACTTCAGACTGACGCGCAGTGATCGGATGTCTTATTGTCGTCGTTTTTTCAGAACGCGGAGTTGCTGAGCAGTCTCGATTCAGCCTCGGTGCGCATCTTTAAGCCTCACTCTTCCCCGGCCGTCTCTGCCGTCCCACGCTTCCAGAGCAGCACCCCTCCCGTCCCTGCCACTGCAGGCAGCTTGACGGCTCCAGCCTCGGGCGTGTTGGCGAGCACGGAGCCTCCGCGCATGGACACCATCGAGGAGGACCCCAGTTACGACTCGCGCCTGGATGAGCAGGTCCTGGAGGAGGACTTCACCACTCGCACCGATGCAGCTCGGTCCTTTGCAGACCTGACTGAGGTCGGAGAGAACGGTCTGGAGAGATCGTTCAAGATGAAGACACCCAGGCACAGCATCAGGAAGGAGACAGAGTgctgagtgtgtgcgtgcgtgagtgtgtgcgtgcgtgagtgtgtgcgtgcgtgagtgtgtgcgtgcgtgagtgtgtgtgtgtgtgtgtgtgtgtgtgtgcaagcaaACTGACCTTTATAACAGAAAGTGAGTGTAAAGGAGTGAGAGTGACTGCATGAACTCCAGAGGAGGAGCAGAATAAGCAAAGCTTGCATAAGTGAAGTGTGGGCTGGAGCTTATGTAACTCTGTATTCAGAAGTACAGTACGGTTTGGGAGCACGCCAACCCCCTGTAGTGTGAACAAAGAGTGTTGCTTATGTTTACGTAACGCTCGATTTAGCACCGGAACCGCAGTGACCACGGGGTGCGCATACATTCAGCTGGAGTCTTAACGTACCGACTTTGCGTTACGAATTTCAAAAGGTACACTTCAAGTCTCTCACTTCCGTGCTCCAGGCGTCTGCGGTAGCGAGAAACACCTCGGAACGAAACGGACGTCTCCGGATGCTTTTGAACGAGTTACCGCGGGACGAACCGACACCACGAGTGACCCGTTCCGGCGTCCGATGTGAACAATGACTAAAGCTCTTAACCCGCATTCACGTGATTTGACGCACTGCGtcgctgccacgtgattggctgattgggaTAACTGCGTGAATGTGCAGGGGTACcggtgttcctgttaaagtgcaTGGTGAGAgtataaatatttgaaaaggCATTTCTACTACAATGACGAGCACAATATGATCGTGTTACATCGTTAGG
The sequence above is drawn from the Ictalurus punctatus breed USDA103 chromosome 25, Coco_2.0, whole genome shotgun sequence genome and encodes:
- the adam17b gene encoding disintegrin and metalloproteinase domain-containing protein 17, whose translation is MKHVILLLTSLLSTVCSRRPGTDGEYDHLRSVLADFDVLNVSSLQQHSVRKRDLQSHTHAERLLTFTALRRHFRLYLTSNTELFTEDFSAVVVEKDGTRQNYDVHRQNFFTGHVIGEEYSRVQAHVDDDEFTAHILTDEAEYNIEPLWRLTRGQPDGRLLVYRSEDIRNVSRLAAPKVCGYVTAEASQLLPENPPTAAAAEETGDEDEHLRLRRQAVDHRKNTCPLLLVADYRFFRHMGRREESTTINYLIELIDRVDDIYRNTSWDEEFKGYGVQIQQIMINKFPTKVEPGQTHYNMKGSPVKNKDVWDVKRLLEQFSIDIAENASKVCLAHLFTYQDFDEGTLGLAYVAPTKEEAPGGVCSKEYPHSGSDHRTIYLNTGLTSTKNYGKTILTKEADLVTTHELGHNFGAVHDRDDVPYCAPSEDHGGKYVMYPIAVSGDHSNNRLFSTCSKKSIVKSLRHKGPSCFKERNSKVCGNSRVEEGEECDPGLVHLHTDPCCKSDCKLQPQKQCSDRNSACCKNCMYEKVGKPCQEPINATCKGMSYCTGNSSECPPPENLPDDTTCVDSGQCLNGECVPFCEAVLNLLSCACNETDRSCMVCCRSKGGACSPYQDDRGSFLYLRKGKPCTVGFCDGKGKCMKQVQDVIERLWDFIDKLNINTFGKFLADNIVGSVVVFSLLFWIPLSILVHCVDKKLDRQYELNTKSLFYTSNAELLSSLDSASVRIFKPHSSPAVSAVPRFQSSTPPVPATAGSLTAPASGVLASTEPPRMDTIEEDPSYDSRLDEQVLEEDFTTRTDAARSFADLTEVGENGLERSFKMKTPRHSIRKETEC